The following are from one region of the Takifugu rubripes chromosome 12, fTakRub1.2, whole genome shotgun sequence genome:
- the trps1 gene encoding zinc finger transcription factor Trps1 isoform X2: MSSREMVRKKNPPIRSVGGEEETEEEGRRPKGEEEEGVEEEGRVGAEAERINRPSEPEPSDHLGGDEEQQEEEEGESECVSSSVSPSSVGDRCNSVERGARRGGRSKARRGGAALTDRLESQSEAEDGEKGAEELERDRAEVNHLPLLSAPPLLLRPEGADESAASTPSLSSSPSPKLQDFKCNVCGYGYYGNDPADLVKHFRKYHLGLHNRTRQDAALDTHILALHNMAPQQTSLDTQAGHGPRNQAKELGKARADTHSQHKTVMVNGTYDVQVTVGGTLIGIGRKTSDCQGNTKYFRCKFCNFTYMGSNSLELEQHFLSSHPNKVKTPPTTPLLANHSMALQDSTAKERSPVLDGSERVAVRAEDDALVGYSIPMASWAGDPSRGSVHAYYCCKFCSWSCEWSEGSAKLLEHYEQRHRMSIGGAVCPNSSNLTGVDRGGRREVAERDPGASKSRKDLTSNPSSTSQDPSNSDAEAVVTSYNCQLCDFRYSMAHSANVIVVAPLLLHYQHNHSIHRCCIQHCMYCPQGLCQPQKHLGEVSHPFACQKPTCHKCCTKFPQSGTQQEAAGSKPAGATSPSVTPSNLRGDEAVAPHPSNPVQPVVTQDVTHLCDQCTFATTDIDVLLQHYEGCHTLISLKGAPPQVKAEDEAGGEKETARGGEREYSCTKCAFVTEVEEEIFRHYRRVHACCRCRRCDFTAPDSTALLDHFNSAHCHESSPPLSSLTTSSLPTSLTPSLTLSANGCSAPSTLAIKEESKGDIRLLYSLAPPEGRLAEGTREEAGGVKSEGGEEKEREKSWVLGDTRGLGDRGGSEQAHGLLWVPKERMGPERGVERGTGGGTPSLFSSPLSLSFVSSNHEATRQKRGVASPSMVYLGDTKSFLGDAKLYGGGRPTGASAGGVGGAGEKQIQMATQQYPGGGGASGGGGAQESKAGGTKEESQSLLRRRRGSGVFCANCLTTKTSLWRKNANGGYVCNACGLYQKLHSTPRPLNIIKQNNGEQIIRRRTRKRLNPDSLSSETPASKQRVTGEERVNGEESERTCPSVKNQQPSPLSRSPRSTQAFLANQTLEIHRRMPPLLLPSHAPSSLVAEGNGGIVEGTIVSKVEGGKGGGGSERGSPIEKYMRPSKPSSYSPPGSPIEKYQYPLFSLPLPLTLSPDLTPESDWLRFWTKYKMAAASGVPAAIGSISSPASVGNSTHYLGAMVTPVRHHQQSYTVPYCTSPYSPLPPPPAPLHYPPPLHSQTSSSSSSLENDAPLDLAIRQREAGAPKPQVSTNGAERRRQESPVAERPRESWKEEKEVEERAEEAGSWNEDAGNRQTLRLTADAATQDDLANRCVHCGIYFLDEVMYALHMSCHGEQGPYQCSFCLHVCADRYDFTTHIQRGLHRYADKTAPAAAHGRDGPPPGDGATAPQTATPETGEDGDRREASAASRDDQGRETRGGGANGEREGRHETPTGEESVSDSGAGTIESTEVSADPRNSEENSEGN, translated from the exons AGATGGTGAGGAAGAAGAATCCCCCAATCCGGAGTGTGGGAGGTGAAGAAGAgacggaggaagaggggaggaggcccaagggagaagaggaagagggggtggaggaggagggaagagtcGGGGCAGAGGCCGAACGCATAAACCGGCCCTCTGAGCCAGAGCCGTCCGACCACCTCggaggagatgaagagcagcaggaggaggaggagggcgaaaGCGAGTGCgtgtcctcctccgtctccccttCATCTGTCGGCGACCGCTGCAACAGCGTGGAGCGAGGagcgaggaggggagggaggagcaaGGCCAGGCGCGGGGGAGCCGCGCTGACCGACAGACTCGAGAGCCAGTCAGAGGCGGAGGATGGGGAGAAGGGGGCGGAGGAGCTGGAACGAGACAGGGCGGAGGTGAACCACCTCCCTCTTCTATCTgctccccctctgctcctccgcCCAGAAGGAGCGGACGAGTCGGCGGCCTCCACCCCTTCGCTCTCCTCCAGCCCTTCGCCCAAACTTCAGGACTTCAAGTGTAATGTGTGTGGTTATGGTTACTACGGCAATGACCCGGCTGACCTAGTGAAGCATTTCAGAAAGTACCACCTGGGCCTGCACAACCGCACCCGTCAGGACGCCGCCCTGGATACGCACATTTTGGCCCTTCACAACATGGCCCCCCAGCAGACGTCTCTGG ACACACAGGCGGGGCACGGGCCAAGGAACCAAGCCAAAGAGTTGGGGAAGGCACGAGCGGACACACACAGTCAACACAAGACAGTCATGGTGAACGGCACATATGATGTGCAG GTGACGGTGGGCGGTACGCTCATCGGGATTGGCCGGAAGACTTCGGACTGTCAGGGCAACACAAAGTACTTTCGCTGCAAATTCTGCAACTTCACCTACATGGGCAGCAACTCGTTGGAGCTCgagcaacacttcctgtcctcgcATCCAAATAAAGTTAAAACCCCACCCACGACACCCCTGCTGGCCAACCACAGCATGGCACTGCAGGACAGCACGGCCAAGGAGAGGAGTCCAGTCTTAGACGGGTCCGAGCGCGTCGCGGTGAGGGCAGAGGACGACGCTCTGGTCGGGTACTCCATCCCGATGGCGAGCTGGGCGGGCGATCCAAGCCGAGGCTCTGTGCACGCTTATTATTGCTGTAAATTCTGTAGCTGGAGCTGCGAATGGTCGGAGGGCTCAGCAAAGCTTTTGGAGCACTATGAACAAAGACATAGAATGAGCATAGGGGGCGCTGTTTGCCCAAACAGCTCCAATCTTACAGGGGTGGACAGgggaggcagaagagaagttGCGGAGAGAGACCCCGGGGCATCCAAAAGCCGTAAAGATCTGACGTCAAATCCCTCCAGCACCAGCCAAG ATCCCAGCAACAGCGACGCAGAAGCAGTGGTGACCAGTTACAACTGCCAGCTGTGCGACTTCCGCTACTCCATGGCGCACAGCGCCAACGTGATTGTGGtggcgccgctgctgctgcactacCAGCACAACCACTCCATCCACCGCTGCTGCATCCAGCACTGCATGTACTGCCCCCAGGGCCTGTGCCAGCCGCAAAAGCACCTCGGGGAG GTGTCCCACCCCTTTGCCTGTCAGAAGCCCACCTGTCATAAATGCTGCACCAAGTTTCCACAGTCCGGtacacagcaggaggctgctggtTCAAAACCAGCAGGGGCCACCTCGCCCAGCGTCACCCCGTCTAACCTCAGGGGAGACGAGGCTGTGGCGCCTCACCCGTCCAACCCCGTCCAACCTGTCGTCACACAAG ATGTGACCCACCTGTGTGACCAGTGTACGTTCGCCACCACCGACATTGACGTGTTGCTGCAGCACTACGAAGGCTGCCACACACTCATCAGCCTAAAGGGGGCGCCGCCACAGGTCAAAGCTGAGgatgaggctggaggagaaaaggaaacggccaggggaggagaaagggagTACTCCTGCACAAAGTGCGCCTTTGTCACGGAAGTAGAAGAGGAGATCTTCAGGCACTACAG gcgcGTTCATGCGTGTTGCCGTTGCCGACGGTGCGACTTCACGGCTCCCGATTCAACGGCGCTCCTTGACCATTTCAACTCGGCCCACTGTCACGAATCCTCCCCCCCATTAAGCTCCTTAACAACGAGCTCGCTGCCGACCTCACTGACGCCCTCGCTAACGCTCTCGGCTAATGGCTGCTCGGCTCCCTCCACCCTAGCCATCAAAGAAGAAAGTAAGGGAGACATCCGCCTCCTCTACTCCCTGGCCCCCCCTGAGGGTCGCTTGGCGGAGGGGACGAGAGAAGAGGCAGGAGGGGTGAAAAGTGAGGGTGGcgaggagaaagaaagagagaaaagttgGGTTCTTGGGGATACAAGAGGActaggagacagaggaggaagtgagcagGCCCACGGTTTACTCTGGGTTCCAAAGGAACGGATGGGCCCTGAAAGAGGAGTGGAAAGGGGGACCGGAGGTGGCACCCCctcgctcttctcctcccctctctcgcTATCATTTGTTTCGTCCAATCACGAGGCCACGCGGCAGAAAAGAGGCGTGGCTTCGCCTAGCATGGTTTACCTGGGAGATACCAAGTCGTTTTTGGGAGACGCCAAGCTTTACGGAGGAGGGCGGCCGACGGGAGCCAGCgcaggaggagtgggaggtGCAGGGGAGAAACAGATCCAGATGGCTACTCAGCAGTacccgggaggaggaggagcaagtggagggggcggagctcaGGAGTCAAAGGCAGGAGGCACCAAGGAGGAATCCCAATCACTTCTGCGG CGGCGCAGAGGCAGCGGAGTCTTCTGCGCCAACTGCCTGACCACCAAGACGTCGCTGTGGAGAAAGAACGCTAACGGCGGCTACGTCTGCAACGCTTGTGGGTTATACCAAAAACTACATTCG ACACCCAGACCTCTGAACATCATCAAGCAGAACAACGGGGAACAAATCATCCGACGGCGGACCCGGAAACGCCTCAACCCGGATTCGCTGTCGTCGGAGACTCCGGCCTCCAAGCAGCGCGTCACCGGCGAGGAGCGGGTGAACGGGGAGGAGTCGGAGAGAACCTGCCCCTCGGTCAAGAACCAGCAGCCGTCCCCTCTCTCGCGCTCGCCCCGATCCACGCAGGCCTTCCTGGCCAATCAGACGCTGGAGATCCACCGGCGCAtgcctcccctgctcctcccctcacACGCCCCTTCCTCGCTGGTCGCCGAGGGAAACGGCGGCATCGTCGAGGGGACGATCGTATCAAAGGTGGAggggggtaaaggaggaggggggtcagagagAGGCAGCCCCATCGAGAAGTACATGCGTCCGTCCAAACCCTCCAGTTATTCCCCCCCAGGTTCCCCCATTGAGAAGTACCAGtatcctcttttctctttgcCCCTCCCACTCACCCTCTCACCTGATCTCACGCCCGagtctgattggctgagatTCTGGACCAAGTACAAGATGGCAGCCGCCTCCGGAGTTCCTGCCGCCATCGGTAGCATTAGCAGCCCCGCTAGCGTTGGAAATAGCACTCATTACCTGGGCGCCATGGTGACGCCGGTGCGGCATCATCAGCAGAGTTACACGGTGCCGTACTGCACCTCGCCTTActcgcccctcccccctcctccggcGCCGCTCCATTACCCTCCCCCGCTCCACTCCCAgacctcctcgtcctcgtcctcgctgGAGAACGACGCGCCCCTGGACCTCGCCATACGTCAGAGGGAAGCGGGCGCGCCAAAGCCGCAGGTGTCAACAAACGGCGCGGAGAGGCGGCGGCAGGAGTCGCCCGTGGCCGAGCGGCCGAGAGAGAgctggaaggaagagaaggaagtggAGGAGCGGGCGGAGGAAGCGGGAAGCTGGAACGAGGACGCCGGGAACCGCCAGACGCTCCGGCTGACGGCGGACGCGGCCACGCAGGACGACCTCGCCAACCGTTGCGTCCACTGCGGGATCTACTTCCTGGATGAGGTCATGTACGCCCTACACATGAGTTGCCATGGCGAGCAGGGACCATACCAGTGCAGCTTTTGCCTGCACGTGTGCGCCGACCGCTACGACTTCACCACGCACATACAGAGGGGCTTACACAGGTACGCGGACAAGACGGCGCCGGCCGCGGCCCACGGGAGGGACGGCCCCCCGCCTGGAGACGGCGCCACGGCGCCGCAGACCGCGACACCAGAGACGGGGGAGGACGGCGACCGGCGCGAGGCCTCGGCGGCGTCCCGTGACGACcaaggaagagaaacaagagGCGGCGGCGCCAACGGCGAGAGGGAAGGGAGGCACGAGACGCCGACGGGGGAGGAGTCGGTCTCAGACAGCGGCGCTGGTACGATTGAATCCACAGAGGTCTCAGCGGATCCCAGGAACTCAGAGGAGAACTCCGAGGGTAACTAA
- the trps1 gene encoding zinc finger transcription factor Trps1 isoform X1 encodes MFLRRLWAFGSTARMLARTKTPPKVGEMVRKKNPPIRSVGGEEETEEEGRRPKGEEEEGVEEEGRVGAEAERINRPSEPEPSDHLGGDEEQQEEEEGESECVSSSVSPSSVGDRCNSVERGARRGGRSKARRGGAALTDRLESQSEAEDGEKGAEELERDRAEVNHLPLLSAPPLLLRPEGADESAASTPSLSSSPSPKLQDFKCNVCGYGYYGNDPADLVKHFRKYHLGLHNRTRQDAALDTHILALHNMAPQQTSLDTQAGHGPRNQAKELGKARADTHSQHKTVMVNGTYDVQVTVGGTLIGIGRKTSDCQGNTKYFRCKFCNFTYMGSNSLELEQHFLSSHPNKVKTPPTTPLLANHSMALQDSTAKERSPVLDGSERVAVRAEDDALVGYSIPMASWAGDPSRGSVHAYYCCKFCSWSCEWSEGSAKLLEHYEQRHRMSIGGAVCPNSSNLTGVDRGGRREVAERDPGASKSRKDLTSNPSSTSQDPSNSDAEAVVTSYNCQLCDFRYSMAHSANVIVVAPLLLHYQHNHSIHRCCIQHCMYCPQGLCQPQKHLGEVSHPFACQKPTCHKCCTKFPQSGTQQEAAGSKPAGATSPSVTPSNLRGDEAVAPHPSNPVQPVVTQDVTHLCDQCTFATTDIDVLLQHYEGCHTLISLKGAPPQVKAEDEAGGEKETARGGEREYSCTKCAFVTEVEEEIFRHYRRVHACCRCRRCDFTAPDSTALLDHFNSAHCHESSPPLSSLTTSSLPTSLTPSLTLSANGCSAPSTLAIKEESKGDIRLLYSLAPPEGRLAEGTREEAGGVKSEGGEEKEREKSWVLGDTRGLGDRGGSEQAHGLLWVPKERMGPERGVERGTGGGTPSLFSSPLSLSFVSSNHEATRQKRGVASPSMVYLGDTKSFLGDAKLYGGGRPTGASAGGVGGAGEKQIQMATQQYPGGGGASGGGGAQESKAGGTKEESQSLLRRRRGSGVFCANCLTTKTSLWRKNANGGYVCNACGLYQKLHSTPRPLNIIKQNNGEQIIRRRTRKRLNPDSLSSETPASKQRVTGEERVNGEESERTCPSVKNQQPSPLSRSPRSTQAFLANQTLEIHRRMPPLLLPSHAPSSLVAEGNGGIVEGTIVSKVEGGKGGGGSERGSPIEKYMRPSKPSSYSPPGSPIEKYQYPLFSLPLPLTLSPDLTPESDWLRFWTKYKMAAASGVPAAIGSISSPASVGNSTHYLGAMVTPVRHHQQSYTVPYCTSPYSPLPPPPAPLHYPPPLHSQTSSSSSSLENDAPLDLAIRQREAGAPKPQVSTNGAERRRQESPVAERPRESWKEEKEVEERAEEAGSWNEDAGNRQTLRLTADAATQDDLANRCVHCGIYFLDEVMYALHMSCHGEQGPYQCSFCLHVCADRYDFTTHIQRGLHRYADKTAPAAAHGRDGPPPGDGATAPQTATPETGEDGDRREASAASRDDQGRETRGGGANGEREGRHETPTGEESVSDSGAGTIESTEVSADPRNSEENSEGN; translated from the exons AGATGGTGAGGAAGAAGAATCCCCCAATCCGGAGTGTGGGAGGTGAAGAAGAgacggaggaagaggggaggaggcccaagggagaagaggaagagggggtggaggaggagggaagagtcGGGGCAGAGGCCGAACGCATAAACCGGCCCTCTGAGCCAGAGCCGTCCGACCACCTCggaggagatgaagagcagcaggaggaggaggagggcgaaaGCGAGTGCgtgtcctcctccgtctccccttCATCTGTCGGCGACCGCTGCAACAGCGTGGAGCGAGGagcgaggaggggagggaggagcaaGGCCAGGCGCGGGGGAGCCGCGCTGACCGACAGACTCGAGAGCCAGTCAGAGGCGGAGGATGGGGAGAAGGGGGCGGAGGAGCTGGAACGAGACAGGGCGGAGGTGAACCACCTCCCTCTTCTATCTgctccccctctgctcctccgcCCAGAAGGAGCGGACGAGTCGGCGGCCTCCACCCCTTCGCTCTCCTCCAGCCCTTCGCCCAAACTTCAGGACTTCAAGTGTAATGTGTGTGGTTATGGTTACTACGGCAATGACCCGGCTGACCTAGTGAAGCATTTCAGAAAGTACCACCTGGGCCTGCACAACCGCACCCGTCAGGACGCCGCCCTGGATACGCACATTTTGGCCCTTCACAACATGGCCCCCCAGCAGACGTCTCTGG ACACACAGGCGGGGCACGGGCCAAGGAACCAAGCCAAAGAGTTGGGGAAGGCACGAGCGGACACACACAGTCAACACAAGACAGTCATGGTGAACGGCACATATGATGTGCAG GTGACGGTGGGCGGTACGCTCATCGGGATTGGCCGGAAGACTTCGGACTGTCAGGGCAACACAAAGTACTTTCGCTGCAAATTCTGCAACTTCACCTACATGGGCAGCAACTCGTTGGAGCTCgagcaacacttcctgtcctcgcATCCAAATAAAGTTAAAACCCCACCCACGACACCCCTGCTGGCCAACCACAGCATGGCACTGCAGGACAGCACGGCCAAGGAGAGGAGTCCAGTCTTAGACGGGTCCGAGCGCGTCGCGGTGAGGGCAGAGGACGACGCTCTGGTCGGGTACTCCATCCCGATGGCGAGCTGGGCGGGCGATCCAAGCCGAGGCTCTGTGCACGCTTATTATTGCTGTAAATTCTGTAGCTGGAGCTGCGAATGGTCGGAGGGCTCAGCAAAGCTTTTGGAGCACTATGAACAAAGACATAGAATGAGCATAGGGGGCGCTGTTTGCCCAAACAGCTCCAATCTTACAGGGGTGGACAGgggaggcagaagagaagttGCGGAGAGAGACCCCGGGGCATCCAAAAGCCGTAAAGATCTGACGTCAAATCCCTCCAGCACCAGCCAAG ATCCCAGCAACAGCGACGCAGAAGCAGTGGTGACCAGTTACAACTGCCAGCTGTGCGACTTCCGCTACTCCATGGCGCACAGCGCCAACGTGATTGTGGtggcgccgctgctgctgcactacCAGCACAACCACTCCATCCACCGCTGCTGCATCCAGCACTGCATGTACTGCCCCCAGGGCCTGTGCCAGCCGCAAAAGCACCTCGGGGAG GTGTCCCACCCCTTTGCCTGTCAGAAGCCCACCTGTCATAAATGCTGCACCAAGTTTCCACAGTCCGGtacacagcaggaggctgctggtTCAAAACCAGCAGGGGCCACCTCGCCCAGCGTCACCCCGTCTAACCTCAGGGGAGACGAGGCTGTGGCGCCTCACCCGTCCAACCCCGTCCAACCTGTCGTCACACAAG ATGTGACCCACCTGTGTGACCAGTGTACGTTCGCCACCACCGACATTGACGTGTTGCTGCAGCACTACGAAGGCTGCCACACACTCATCAGCCTAAAGGGGGCGCCGCCACAGGTCAAAGCTGAGgatgaggctggaggagaaaaggaaacggccaggggaggagaaagggagTACTCCTGCACAAAGTGCGCCTTTGTCACGGAAGTAGAAGAGGAGATCTTCAGGCACTACAG gcgcGTTCATGCGTGTTGCCGTTGCCGACGGTGCGACTTCACGGCTCCCGATTCAACGGCGCTCCTTGACCATTTCAACTCGGCCCACTGTCACGAATCCTCCCCCCCATTAAGCTCCTTAACAACGAGCTCGCTGCCGACCTCACTGACGCCCTCGCTAACGCTCTCGGCTAATGGCTGCTCGGCTCCCTCCACCCTAGCCATCAAAGAAGAAAGTAAGGGAGACATCCGCCTCCTCTACTCCCTGGCCCCCCCTGAGGGTCGCTTGGCGGAGGGGACGAGAGAAGAGGCAGGAGGGGTGAAAAGTGAGGGTGGcgaggagaaagaaagagagaaaagttgGGTTCTTGGGGATACAAGAGGActaggagacagaggaggaagtgagcagGCCCACGGTTTACTCTGGGTTCCAAAGGAACGGATGGGCCCTGAAAGAGGAGTGGAAAGGGGGACCGGAGGTGGCACCCCctcgctcttctcctcccctctctcgcTATCATTTGTTTCGTCCAATCACGAGGCCACGCGGCAGAAAAGAGGCGTGGCTTCGCCTAGCATGGTTTACCTGGGAGATACCAAGTCGTTTTTGGGAGACGCCAAGCTTTACGGAGGAGGGCGGCCGACGGGAGCCAGCgcaggaggagtgggaggtGCAGGGGAGAAACAGATCCAGATGGCTACTCAGCAGTacccgggaggaggaggagcaagtggagggggcggagctcaGGAGTCAAAGGCAGGAGGCACCAAGGAGGAATCCCAATCACTTCTGCGG CGGCGCAGAGGCAGCGGAGTCTTCTGCGCCAACTGCCTGACCACCAAGACGTCGCTGTGGAGAAAGAACGCTAACGGCGGCTACGTCTGCAACGCTTGTGGGTTATACCAAAAACTACATTCG ACACCCAGACCTCTGAACATCATCAAGCAGAACAACGGGGAACAAATCATCCGACGGCGGACCCGGAAACGCCTCAACCCGGATTCGCTGTCGTCGGAGACTCCGGCCTCCAAGCAGCGCGTCACCGGCGAGGAGCGGGTGAACGGGGAGGAGTCGGAGAGAACCTGCCCCTCGGTCAAGAACCAGCAGCCGTCCCCTCTCTCGCGCTCGCCCCGATCCACGCAGGCCTTCCTGGCCAATCAGACGCTGGAGATCCACCGGCGCAtgcctcccctgctcctcccctcacACGCCCCTTCCTCGCTGGTCGCCGAGGGAAACGGCGGCATCGTCGAGGGGACGATCGTATCAAAGGTGGAggggggtaaaggaggaggggggtcagagagAGGCAGCCCCATCGAGAAGTACATGCGTCCGTCCAAACCCTCCAGTTATTCCCCCCCAGGTTCCCCCATTGAGAAGTACCAGtatcctcttttctctttgcCCCTCCCACTCACCCTCTCACCTGATCTCACGCCCGagtctgattggctgagatTCTGGACCAAGTACAAGATGGCAGCCGCCTCCGGAGTTCCTGCCGCCATCGGTAGCATTAGCAGCCCCGCTAGCGTTGGAAATAGCACTCATTACCTGGGCGCCATGGTGACGCCGGTGCGGCATCATCAGCAGAGTTACACGGTGCCGTACTGCACCTCGCCTTActcgcccctcccccctcctccggcGCCGCTCCATTACCCTCCCCCGCTCCACTCCCAgacctcctcgtcctcgtcctcgctgGAGAACGACGCGCCCCTGGACCTCGCCATACGTCAGAGGGAAGCGGGCGCGCCAAAGCCGCAGGTGTCAACAAACGGCGCGGAGAGGCGGCGGCAGGAGTCGCCCGTGGCCGAGCGGCCGAGAGAGAgctggaaggaagagaaggaagtggAGGAGCGGGCGGAGGAAGCGGGAAGCTGGAACGAGGACGCCGGGAACCGCCAGACGCTCCGGCTGACGGCGGACGCGGCCACGCAGGACGACCTCGCCAACCGTTGCGTCCACTGCGGGATCTACTTCCTGGATGAGGTCATGTACGCCCTACACATGAGTTGCCATGGCGAGCAGGGACCATACCAGTGCAGCTTTTGCCTGCACGTGTGCGCCGACCGCTACGACTTCACCACGCACATACAGAGGGGCTTACACAGGTACGCGGACAAGACGGCGCCGGCCGCGGCCCACGGGAGGGACGGCCCCCCGCCTGGAGACGGCGCCACGGCGCCGCAGACCGCGACACCAGAGACGGGGGAGGACGGCGACCGGCGCGAGGCCTCGGCGGCGTCCCGTGACGACcaaggaagagaaacaagagGCGGCGGCGCCAACGGCGAGAGGGAAGGGAGGCACGAGACGCCGACGGGGGAGGAGTCGGTCTCAGACAGCGGCGCTGGTACGATTGAATCCACAGAGGTCTCAGCGGATCCCAGGAACTCAGAGGAGAACTCCGAGGGTAACTAA